Within the Pseudorasbora parva isolate DD20220531a chromosome 20, ASM2467924v1, whole genome shotgun sequence genome, the region tcaattatttatttttaccagtgaaaccaatataacatctcaacattcacaaatatacatttctgacattcagaaaccaaacaaaaacaaatcagggaccaatatagccacctttctttgcaaggacactcaaaagcctgccatccatggattctgtcagtgttttgatctgttcaccatcaacattgcgtgcagcagcaaccacagcctcccagacactgttcagagaggtgtactgttttccctccttgtaaatcgcacatttgatgatggaccacaggttctcaatggggttcagatcaggtgaacaaggaggccatatcattagattttcttcttttataccctttcttgccagccacgctgtggagtacttggacgcgtgtgatggagcattgtcctgcatgaaaatcatgtttttcttgaaggatgcagacttcttcctgtaccactgcttgaagaaggtgtcttccagaaactggcagtaggactgggagttgagcttgactccatcctcaacccgaaaaggccccacaagctcatctttgatgataccagcccaaaccagtactccacctcgctggcgtctgagtcggactggagctctctgccctttaccaatccagccacgggcccatccatctggcccatcaagactcactctcatttcatcagtccataaaaccttagaaaaatcagtcttgagatatttcttgccccagtcttgacgtttcagcttgtgtgtcttgttcagtggtggtcgactttctgcctttcttaccttggccatgtctctgagtattgcacaccttgtgcttttgggcactccagtgatgttgcagctctgaaatatggccaaactggtggcaagtggcatcttggcagctgcacgcttgacttttctcagttcacgggcagttattttgcgccttggtttttccacacgcttcttgcgaccctgttgactattttgaatgaaacgcttgattgttcgatgatcactcttcagaagcttggctattttaagactgctgcatccctctgcaatatatctcactatttttgacttttctgagcctgtcaagtccttcttttggcccattttgccaaaggaaaggaagttgcctaataattatgcacacctgatatagggtgttgatgtcattagaccacaccccttctcattacaaaagcccctttcacactgcacgtcggacccgcaatattcccggaacattgccgggtcgccttctgtgtgaaagcaaccacgtcccgggattgattaccgaattcgacccgggtcggggacctagtattattgcggtattcgacccgggacgagcgctgtgtgaacaaaagccaaaactaatgccgcaacgtgtacgtagttatcgtgcgactcctagagcttgttttttcaataatacaaccctgcagtgccagaagagatagtcagtgttttaaatacagagagtgttcgtatacaaaagaaactaaaattaaacaagcagaaatgtgcgcaaactggacaagtcgagaccacggagctccttactatccgcgctgaagctgagatcgctcgccattatacgtcacatcaggatgtcacgtgtcaactcgacccgggaccgttaagcgttgtgtgtgaaagcgcacatataacggtatttcgctggcagtgagaatggaccaaatctagcggcccgggaacaaatgccgggtcgcattatccgtgtatttgccggaatcgcagtgtgaaaggggctagagatgcacatcacctaatatgcttaattggtagtaggctttccagcctatacagcttggagtaagacaacatgcataacgaggatgatgtggtcaaaatactcatttgcctaattattctgcactccctgtatttgTATTGTACTAAAAAcatactcaagtacatttttaatacatttaatagtaTGTATTTTTCACCTGAGCAACCACATCTGACAGATCTGACCTCTTAAATTCAACAACATCCTGATACATTTGAAAAACGTTGCACTTGTACTGTAGATACTAAGAATATCAATGCTTAAGCCCTTTTTGTATGGGATTAGGTTTacgcactgtaaaaaatatatttagaaaaaaagttaccagttcattgaaattaaaattttgagttcatacaatgaacattttttgagattcgacaacctttattaaaatattattaaaagattttgtacgcagattgggtaattttgtgtgttttatttgtgatgacacagtgaaacaaatagtgctattttcatgatttatcaattttttatgtggttcagatatttTAGAGTTActcaatattttgagtttctatttattaaacaaatttccttccttgtatcaactcaatttttttatttcaattaactaaaaattaaggcaaccaggttacttactttttttagataaacacatttttttaacagtgcatggagtggatgtttttttttttttttttatcaccatGTAAAACGGTTCTTTTTGTTTTACATGGTTTATTACCAGAGCTTCTCAGTGATTTAGTCCTGTCCGAAGGTGCCATCTCAGTAATCATTACGTAAAGATTACAGcaacttttaccttctgtaaaaagggtTCAGAAAAGTTACCTCAGGTTATGCTAATCCAGTGTGAAAAGACAAtgtgtaaatatgtatgtaaatatttCTGAAAAGTTTGCTATGTTTTTTCAAGTATGGAGGCCATTGAAGAAGCATTAAGTTGCATTCTAGGCAAGCACCATTCACATTTTCTTCAGTAAATATACAGATAATTTTGTATGTTTGCACATGATATCAGAAAACAACGTAATACACACATGATGACAgggacgtcactttgtaggccaatcGTCAATTAAAAAACACTAGCTTTTGCAATAATAAACAGCTCTGTGATCAACACAAGTTTATGATATGAACACGTTTTGTCCATTAATGTAATTTTCACAGATGAACAtaacttttattaattttaaagttgccagaagtaaaaagctaaaggtaggctataaaTGAACTACACCATGGTCACTTGACTTCAACGTCACCTTCACTAAGCTTCCAACAACTCTTTCAGTTTTTATCTAAAAACTTTTTCACAGAACATTTGAGTTAGAATAGTTTGTAAAAGCACAATTATAAGCATAACAAGGCTGTAAAAGCAGACTGAGCCTGCCTGTTTGGCGTGATGATGTTTAATATCCCCAACAGCATCTTTTGTCCCATTTAAccacttgttagcaaccgcctttttcaagacacataacagctttggaaaaaaaaatcacgagTGGTGCAATattgatgtattttatgtcGTAGAGTAAAACAtgaaagtgtcttgagcttgtgttcaccacagactttatttcagccatttaaacAAAATCCCATTCAAAAAACCCATTGACTATGGGACAAGGGAACCAGAAGTGCTAACTAAAATgctaactaactaaaactaaaactcaCTTCCgtgttttggcctacaaagtgatgtcatacctgcaccactctactGGCCATAATCCTGTCAGAATAGGACTTTATTCTACGTGGCTCAAGATTTGATATAGATATTGATCAATAAAATTTTACcagttttactttttaaaacaacagtttttagagggctaaaaaaatgtttaacaaaAAGTATAGTTTGTATGCTATAATCCATTAAAGTCTGCAGGAACGGAAGTTGCAAAATTGTCTTTTcttgtgaaatatatttaagTGAAAATGCTTCTCGAATTAGAAAAAATGTAGAATTGATGCCGTAGtgattatgtatttttgtaggccaaccaAGAAGTTAGCATCACATTAGTTCCTGGACAAAAATTTTATTATCACAAAGCTTAATGAGCTCTGTGATCAGCAAAAGTTTGTGATACATACGtgttttgtccatcaagataattttcacaaattaacacaacttttatgaattttgaagccTATCTACAATCAGCAGAAATAAAAAGCTAAAACAAATTGTCTTGaaagtcattcattcatttgcaAGAGCCCAATTGCAAACACAGTGAGGCTGTGAAAGTATGTCGATTATTTTACCATTTGATGATGTTTAATGTCCCCAACaacgctgtaaaaaaaaaaaaaaaaaaagtctccaattgaacattttctagtgactgatcacatctacatttttcagttggctgaattgaaattctatgaattgatacattttttagttCATTGAAGAAATTCAATTTcacacagaaattcaatttggccaactggaAAATTTAGATgcgatcagtcacttgaaaaatgttcaattggagacctgtttttttttttttttttttttttttttttacagtgaacatATAGtcccattaaagggatagttcacccaaaaatgaaaattgtcataatttattccCCTTCAAGttgctccaaacctgtatgaattttctttttctgttgaacacaaacaaagatatttgaaagaatgttggtaatcaaaCTGTTGAAAGTagccattgaagtccattgtATTTTCCCTACTATGGCTACTGTTAACTGtttgattaccaacattctttaaaaatcttcttttgtgttcaacaaaaGAAAGAAGCTCATTCAGGTTTGTATGAGTTCCCtttctatccctttaagcaacgTGTTAGTAATTTTGATGTCATGGTGACTTCAACAGAGTAAACACATCTTTTCTAAGGCACCTAATAACAAGCTTTTGCTTTATTCACAACTCCCCCTCAAGACTCACACTGCCTTTTTATGTCTGCATTTTAAGCTCCCTCTGTCAGTGTAAACGGACAATAAAGACATGACCTCTGCCACACTGACACCACGTGGCCATACATGCATGAAAAGAAAGACAGGTGTAATTATGTCCATTTCATTCCCTTGTACTTCTATGAAGCAACAAAAGAATATAAAGTCCTACTTATAgccactaaatggtttagcctTTATTTATGCATGGAGTTTTCAGTAATTCTGGCAAGCAAGTACAAAATCTCATTTAGCTAATTTGCAGTTTGTCTTGAGGGAGCCTAAAAGTACAGAGGCTTAGGTTAGACTGCTGACAAGGATGCTTTTTGGAagatttttgtatatatttattacaaattaaattacatattaatatattcttatgttttaaataaactaaataaaacatttaatatactgtttatttttatacatatgATATAGTGAGTAGTTTTGTTATAACACAAATTTTAATTCCCAAAAATGTTGTTAGCCAATCCCCTTTGATGTAAAAAGTGGCCATGTAGTAATATTGTAAGTTAATATTAACACATTTCCATGTTCATGGTTCTCTGATGATGGTTCATGGTCACATGACACcaactcaaatatttaatcaaaaCATGTTACATTTTGTTTCTATTTAATCCTCTGGTGCCCTtcggtcatttttgaccaattttttacaaaacaaaacaaaaatcatggGCATGATTTGAAAAGGTTAAATggtcccaaaaaaaaaagtcacacccGTAGGTCTAGCCTATCCTAGCCCCACAAAATGtgtaggtcgggcagttcggtctggcctcgctccctagaggagtaattatccccgaacagtaACTGTTCGGACCagtgaaatcatcagggcgggctttagacgatggcggacagatgataaacagtaacgtaatcatgcacgtcatcaaaggagcttggattatatttgttcaaatcttaaacggagagcttgtttgtatatgcattcaccttcacaatttctctcaaaaatgatgatcatgttgggtaagtagcctactctgtgtatcattaaattattttctttttttacaacaccggtaaagatcgtgtattccagcgcacgtgcagacagggttgccaagtttttacaacaaaacccgccaactactagccctaaacaatagcttctcggggggttctccgggaaaaaaaaaggtgtttggggggtaaaatgtgttattttggcaaggttgcctgcttgctaaaattcacactcatgggtctatatatcacataatagtcgcttcaacccgtggacatagaaaacaaccagcgggaaaaaaacgcggacttagcaacacagtgcagttgagctctgttgatgtcgcttcgttgctctgattggttgtaggtctatccaatctCAATTGGATAataggtctttcctggttcggttgaaacacgccccataatcacagcccaatggagcagtttcagactcatattctaactagaattgagtatgaccacgttaGGCTACTGTAGGCCTACTCTGGGTCAAAAATGACTGCATTGGAAATTAAAgatgcactatgcaactttccgtccactggagggcgcctattctaaacaaaggcgtagtttgatgacgctaAGTGTGaacgcagtatcttgggacatgtggtcttcacctcacagccggtgaaaaataggactcagacagaaatcatgttcatggatgcagttattaacattactgtagtgtaaaggagagcaggactgagtgttgtggagctgccgctggagtgattgttatacaaacacacggggcaggacacagtcgccgggcacgcagacttccgctttttccggtcatgattataaggtaaagcagctctgtttattatattagacacatttaagtgtgtttaaaatgatgtaatGACGTTACTCTATGCGTTCGCTCggtgctgctgtgacatgttcacactgaaaagcacttctgcagaataaaaccgagggtaacgcagatatgacgcgattgacaggcgactcgctcaaacgctatgctgaaacttcccggtccttagttaaaatagcaattttctcacaattaacaaatagttggaaacatttgggatattgtaggtactcaactgaacaaaatatattacactggcctagtggttcaaaaatacaaaaataaaagttaaaataaaaacaaaaaaaattactgcaaaaatactacatagtgcacatttaatggGAGATACATTATTTCTAAACAAAAAgcaattttttgagatatcaagCTCAAATTTTGAAACTCAACTTTGTTTTATTAGGCTTTGATTTTCTTGTAATTTTAGactaaaacatgtttttgaaattttataaaaattgaaaatattgtttttgtgcatttttcataacaacaaacataaaattctgtaaaaaaaaaaaaaaaaagtacttttttccACTTCTGCAATAATCTGTCAAGTGTCTTTGAAAAGAAGTCAAACTTAAGTTTGTGCTTTAAAGCATTCAAGATTAACAACCGTTTCAATTATAATTTACGGCACAGACCAAAGGGCAAAaagtttagatttattttaaCTTTACATTTTTCAGATTTATGTAAACCTCAATTTCTAAATAAAcctttacaaaaaaagaaattatatatatatatatatatatatatatatatatatatatatatatatatatatatatatatatatatatatatatatatatatatatatataaattaaagtgACACATGTGAAATATCCCTGCAAAGCTTTCATTCTTGccagggacacactgcaagcgtgtcgtgagtgtctcggctgcgtggcgtgtccgtttttatttcggctcccatgttaacaggttggagcttgcacactgcctgcaaGACACGCACGAAAACCGAGtgcctatttttcacgcaaCACGCAAGCGTCGGATAGAAGTCCaatagaataggaaaatatGTTTAGGCCTATATGTAATTTTTGACACGacacatattaataaattacatttttatgtttgaaagtctataggttaacataaatgcagatataggcctaattgtaatataaatcaacatctattttgaaatattgcacctATCAGtgcagaacgaaatattctgtagcctatttggCCATCAATGCCATATATGtaggtcaataggctactgctgatgttgtctttgctgtatcagagactatatttatgtttaacatgaagtatagggcttccctgtgcatcaacgcttctggtgtgcaaagacagcaCGCAGCCGacccgcggctgacacgcaacagaaacgccacgcttgcagtgtgtcacCTGGCATtcatattgtctttttttttatgcCATTATATTTGCATGGAGTATTAAGCATGTCCCATCTATCTAGAGTAAGAGTGTTCAACCTCCATAACAGGAGCATCTGGGATGCTGTCAGTTTCTGATACTGTATCACCGTATTGCAAACACTCATTTGGAAAGTTCAGCAAGAGAAGGGGCAACAAGTCAAGTGAAATTGTGAATCTGGAGCCTGTACCGGTATTAGCTTTAAGGATCATACCTTTTTTTCCGGAGTGGAGACAATCTGATGAGCTGGATTCTGCTGTCATGATCGCTCTGTAGGTTTAAAATTATCACAAAACAGAGAACAACATATttagatttaaacatttaaatctaCACATTTTCTGCCTAAAACAAAACCACCTACAGTAGACCTAATGTTTAGATACTGTAATAAGGATAATTATGTATGAAATAGGGACATACTTATGGATTTAGAACTTAGATAGTTCAGCCTATAGTTAGTGGCCTTACAGATATCAGGTTTCCCATCGATGATTAATGAACAAGTCCTCTGTCAAATGTACGCTGAGCAAGAACATATGCTGGCCTGATTCCCACTCCTGTTTCGGATTAGTTTTTGCCTGACCTTATCTCTCAAGGGGAACCTttagaacagaaaacagaaatccaatagaaaaagaaaagacagacagacagacatttagATAgacatatagatagatatagatagatagatagatagatagatagatagatagatagatagatagatagatagatagatagatagatagatagatagatagatagatagatagatagatagatagatagatagatagatagatagatagatagaattaGCCTGTTAATCTAAATGAACATACAAACACCTTATCTTAAGTTTTAAACTTttatacttaaaaaaatgtatttgtcaggtttacaaataaacattttttgaagTCTTAGGGACAAAAACTCTTTTGTTGTCTTTTAAAGAGGGTCCTCTATGCTTTCAGTTTGACAGCGCACAGAATCGCAGCACTCTGGCACCACTTTAGAAACAGGAAATGACGCTCTGACAAGAGTTCCATGTGCTTCCCTATGTGGACCAATCAAAACGCTTATAGTCATTCATCCCGGGAATCAGCCAATCGCGTTGCGAATCGTGGTGCAGTAACATCAGCACAGTCACAGCGCTCAGAAAAACGATCAGCTGTTCTGTGGTTGAAGTAACTTTGGGACAGAGAGCATCGGGTAAGTTCAAACCAGCAGTTTTCTTATGTATTTAATCGAACAGTCTTTAATCTTACACATAATGCTGTTTAGAAACGTTAGAGACTAATTCTGTCCTGTTGCAAGTATCTCTCTAAGAATAATACGTGTAACCCATTTTTAACCTGTCAAGAACATCATAATCATAAATCATTAATCAAAAGAAATATATTATGATAAAGAAATATAATTTaggcatctatctatctatctatctatctatctatctatctatctatctatctatctatctatctatctatctatctatctatctatctatctatctatcatacaAAGGGcctaaatacatacatacattctcATTAATGTAAAGCAAATGATTCACATGTATTTACACAAACAGTATATGTGTGTAGTGTGCATGTATGAATTATTTATACATTATGGTGCATTTGTTGTACTGCATTTCATTTTGCAGTTTACAAAAATCGTctctatttctttttttaaataaatatatacactaaTGAGATAACATAGACACTGATGTGCTACTGTGCATTTTCTCATGACAAAAACtgtgatatttttcttttttcctgtcAACAGTTCTGACCGCAGGCATGGCAACAGCACAGTCAATGTTCACCATTGCTGTGAGCGTTCTGCTCATCGCAGAGCTGATTTCGGCCGAGAAAGATTACTACGAGATCCTGGGTGTACCCAAAGATGCATCTGATCGACAGATCAAAAAAGCCTTCCACAAATTAGCCATGCGGTATCACCCCGATAAAAACAAAAGCCCTGACGCAGAGGCAAAGTTCAGAGAGATTGCTGAGGGTGAGTCAACACACACAGGACACACCTTCCTGAACATTAGAAGTGTCGATCAGTTGTTAAagttaatattttttacattccCAGCATATGAAACATTATCAGATGACAACCGGAGAAAGGAGTATGACCAGACAAGGAGCAGTCCGTTCTCTAGAGAGGGCCCGAGAGGAGGTGGCGACCACTTCCGTCAACATTTTAGCTTCAACTTTGATGATATATTCAGAGACTCTGACATGTTTGGACACAATCCTCACGTGCAtaataaaagacatttcaagagCCATTTTCAGGCCCATGAAGAAGCACAAAGCAGACACAGGAGGCACTTCCAGAACTCTTTCGGCGGTGGCATGTTTGATGATATGTTTGAGGATATGGAAAGGATGTTCTCTTTTAATGGACACCAGACACGGACTCAAAGCAGTTTTCACAGTTCCAGCAGGCAGCACTGTAGGACTGTCACAGAGCGAAGGGGCAACATGGTTACAACATACACCGACTGCTCCTGAACTAATCCACACATGGAAATGTCTTCCAGTTGTCTTGATTGAAACTTAAATGAATGTTGTTtagctttttttgtgttttggatCAGTACCGATGACCTCTATAAAGTCTTCTGCAATAATCACAAATTCTTGTGACAGATTCCAGTTCAGAGATCCTAAATCAGACTTATCAAACATTAATAATGTTTTCAACAGTTTTCAAACAAACACTTATTCTCACTGTGAATATTATGACTTGACCCATAtggaaaataatacattttctggTATATTTctcaaatttaaatttaattttggaCCTTTATATATACTTTGACAGAAATATACTGTATTTCTAAATACATATTATCAGTCTAAATtgatacaaaatgtattttaagagAACATTTTGCATTTACTTAGGATTGCATTTTGCATTGGAAATGTATTTGCTTGCCCCTTGAAGTACATTTTGTACTATATTTTGGCATTTATAAACTATGATAATCTTTCTTGTCTTATTTTATGAAGTCATGATTTAGGGTCCTTAAAGCATATTTAGCTTTCAGGGTAAAGAGCGTGCACGCTTACATCTGAGGCCTTTAAAACACGCGATTGTGTTTATCATGAAGTGCTGCCGCTGCATGGCTTATATTGATTTTCAACCTGTTAACATATTTTAGAAGATCCTAGAACCTTGAACCTGTTTGAGACGTACGTGATCAGTAGAAAACATTCAAAGTGGTTTAAACGTTAAGAAGGGCTGAAAttttgtaaatgtttaatttgctTGATGTTGCACACGTCGAAAAAAAGACACACATTTcaatttctgtttttgtttacTTTCATGTCCTTTGCAAGCATGTTACACAATTTGTATATCTTCCATCTCGGCTAACATGACACCAGAGCAAGTGGCTCTTTTGAAGGGAAAGTCCCTTACATTACATGTGCAATAAttattcaaatcttttttttctggtGGGGGATCCTGTTAGCTGTAGGGcttttctgaagaaaaaaaaagcagctACCGTATATATGATCAAATGAAATGGTGTGCTAAAAAACAGTTACTGTTTCAGCTTTGGTATCATGTTCAATTTCCATGTTAATGGGAAGGATTTGAGCAATTACCTGGGGCACTTGTATAAAACGACATGTACTAtcgtttattttcatataaatagcttgaacaacaacaaaaatactgTACACTCCCTGTGGTTCCGTAAATATGATATATTTGGATATATATATTTGGCTGTCAAAACATTTTACCTATAGCATCACACTTCTGTTAGTTGAAtctaaatacttttatttatgtGCCAATAAATAATTACCTCATCAAGCTTTGTGGACAGTCTTAATGACAAGCAATATTCACAACCACAATATCtctcatattttatatttatatattattatgtgCTTACTGCCATGCTCAGGTTATCAACCGTTTCGCTGTTTTAGTTGGAAAGTAAAATTCATGCAATGTACGTATAATAAAAGCAACTACATGCTTTGATACAGCATGAAATGGAACTTATGATTCCATTATAGTGTGCAGTAGTGCTTGTCCTGGAAATATTTttggtaaaactttattttgatggtccattTTTAAACATTCTAACTACAGTAACTTTttttgcaactacatgtaaACAATCATTAGGTTATAAGTATACCTGTACTATCTGCTTAATACCTACTAACATTTTGTTCCCTAACAGACATTGTACTGACTATAATTAAATTTGCAAGTACATGTCAACTAATTCAAACCCGAACCAAAACACCTAACCCTGACCTAACCTTACAGTCTACTAATattctaatgagagttagttgacacg harbors:
- the dnajb9b gene encoding dnaJ homolog subfamily B member 9 — encoded protein: MATAQSMFTIAVSVLLIAELISAEKDYYEILGVPKDASDRQIKKAFHKLAMRYHPDKNKSPDAEAKFREIAEAYETLSDDNRRKEYDQTRSSPFSREGPRGGGDHFRQHFSFNFDDIFRDSDMFGHNPHVHNKRHFKSHFQAHEEAQSRHRRHFQNSFGGGMFDDMFEDMERMFSFNGHQTRTQSSFHSSSRQHCRTVTERRGNMVTTYTDCS